A stretch of the Arachis stenosperma cultivar V10309 chromosome 6, arast.V10309.gnm1.PFL2, whole genome shotgun sequence genome encodes the following:
- the LOC130935496 gene encoding subtilisin-like protease SBT1.7, with protein sequence MKMQKFKFLHTLLLLIFYAKHTIAENNIKQSKKTYIVHMEKSTMPASFNDHHNWFESSLQSVSESAEMLYTYKHVVHGFSTRLTNQEAEALSKQPGILSLIPERKYELHTTRTPYFLGLDLTLASLDRFSTHLPASVAESEVIIGVLDSGIWPEHESLDDTGFGPIPSRWKGECESGKNFNSSHCNRKLIGARFFHKGHEQVSGPINEEKESKSPRDEEGHGTHTLTTAAGSIVSGASLFGLAPGTARGMSTQARVASYKVCWKRGCYSSDIAAAIDKAIEDGVDILSMSLGSKLDEYYQDLIAIGAFRATSHGILVSISAGNSGPFPGNISNVAPWMTTVGAGTIDRDFPAYVSLGNGMTYAGSSLYVEASSKLLDTPLPLVYAGNVSNSTLENRCETNTLIPSRVSGKIVLCKRGGSGRFKKGLEVKRAGGIGMLVGNGEEHGEELVADAHLVPAALLGKKASDAIRDYILSCSNATATLSFGGTQLQVQPSPVVAAFSSRGPNPLSPKILKPDLIGPGVNILAGWTGAAGPTGLEEDSRRTTFNILSGTSMSCPHISGLAAILKAAHPQWSPAAIRSALMTTSYTTYTNGYPIMDIATQQPATPFDFGAGHVDPLLALDPGLIYDADIHDYLNFLCASNYNSSQIKVLARTDFTCVPSMTYRVEDLNYPSFAVPFETPNNSVQYSRTLTNVGALGTYKASVSFQSDTLVEIVVEPETLTFTELFEKKNYTVTFTSSNSVALGTNSFAYLKWSDGQHKVVSPIAFSWI encoded by the exons ATGAAGATGCAAAAATTCAAGTTTCTTCATACTCTTCTACTATTGATTTTCTATGCCAAACACACCATAGCAGAAAACAACATAAAACAATCTAAAAAAACATACATAGTCCACATGGAGAAGTCCACCATGCCAGCAAGTTTCAATGATCACCACAATTGGTTTGAATCATCATTGCAATCAGTATCAGAATCAGCAGAGATGCTATACACCTACAAGCATGTAGTCCATGGCTTCTCAACAAGGCTAACTAACCAAGAAGCCGAGGCGCTCTCGAAGCAACCAGGAATCCTTTCGCTCATACCGGAGCGCAAATACGAGCTTCACACAACAAGAACACCATACTTCCTTGGATTGGATCTAACTCTTGCTAGTTTGGATAGATTTAGCACCCATTTACCTGCCTCTGTGGCAGAGAGTGAGGTAATTATTGGAGTATTAGACAGTGGTATATGGCCTGAGCATGAGAGCTTAGATGACACTGGATTTGGTCCAATACCAAGTAGATGGAAAGGTGAATGTGAATCTGGAAAGAACTTCAATTCATCACACTGTAACAGGAAACTTATTGGTGCAAGGTTTTTCCACAAAGG GCATGAACAAGTTAGTGGGCCTATCAATGAAGAGAAGGAATCTAAGTCACCAAGGGATGAAGAAGGCCATGGAACTCACACCTTAACTACAGCAGCAGGTTCCATAGTTTCCGGAGCGAGCCTCTTCGGCTTAGCTCCGGGGACAGCCAGAGGAATGTCAACACAAGCCCGTGTAGCATCTTACAAGGTATGCTGGAAAAGAGGTTGTTACTCCTCCGACATAGCCGCCGCCATCGACAAGGCCATCGAAGACGGCGTCGATATCCTCTCCATGTCCCTTGGCTCCAAACTAGACGAATACTACCAAGATCTTATCGCAATTGGTGCTTTCAGAGCCACCTCCCATGGAATTCTTGTTTCCATTTCAGCCGGAAATAGCGGCCCGTTTCCGGGAAACATATCCAACGTGGCACCATGGATGACAACTGTCGGTGCTGGTACCATAGACCGTGATTTTCCGGCGTACGTCAGCCTCGGAAACGGGATGACATACGCCGGATCATCACTCTACGTGGAAGCTTCGAGTAAGTTACTGGACACTCCCCTGCCACTAGTTTATGCCGGGAATGTGAGCAATTCAACGCTGGAAAACCGCTGCGAAACAAACACACTGATTCCTTCTAGAGTGTCCGGGAAGATTGTGCTATGCAAGAGAGGAGGAAGTGGAAGATTCAAGAAGGGATTAGAAGTGAAGAGAGCTGGTGGAATTGGAATGCTTGTAGGGAACGGTGAAGAACATGGAGAGGAGTTAGTTGCTGATGCACACCTTGTTCCTGCAGCATTGTTAGGGAAGAAAGCGAGTGATGCCATAAGAGATTATATTTTGTCTTGTTCGAATGCCACGGCTACGCTTTCCTTTGGAGGCACTCAGCTACAGGTTCAGCCTTCTCCGGTGGTGGCGGCTTTCAGCTCTAGAGGACCCAATCCTCTCTCGCCCAAGATACTTAAACCGGATTTAATCGGACCGGGAGTTAACATCCTTGCTGGATGGACCGGAGCTGCTGGACCAACTGGtttggaagaagacagtaggcGCACCACCTTCAACATTCTGTCCG GTACATCAATGTCATGCCCTCATATAAGCGGTTTAGCGGCCATCCTTAAGGCAGCACACCCACAATGGAGCCCTGCCGCAATAAGGTCTGCCCTTATGACAACATCATACACAACATACACAAATGGATACCCTATTATGGACATTGCCACACAACAACCAGCTACACCCTTTGACTTTGGTGCCGGACACGTGGATCCACTCCTAGCCCTTGATCCTGGCCTTATCTATGATGCAGATATACATGACTACCTCAACTTCCTCTGTGCCTCAAACTATAACTCTTCTCAAATTAAGGTTCTTGCTAGAACAGACTTTACTTGTGTCCCAAGCATGACCTACAGGGTTGAAGATCTCAACTACCCTTCTTTTGCTGTTCCTTTTGAAACACCCAATAATAGTGTCCAATACTCAAGGACATTGACCAATGTGGGTGCCCTAGGAACATATAAAGCTTCAGTGTCATTCCAGTCAGACACATTAGTGGAAATTGTGGTTGAACCTGAAACACTTACCTTCACTGAATTGTTTGAGAAGAAGAACTACACTGTGACATTCACATCTTCTAATTCAGTAGCTCTAGGCACAAATAGCTTTGCTTATCTGAAATGGTCAGATGGACAGCACAAGGTTGTTAGTCCGATTGCATTTAGTTGGATATGA
- the LOC130934905 gene encoding mitogen-activated protein kinase kinase kinase 20-like — translation MSDLQWKKLEVLGAGSYGTVYLGILVDEQIRFHSFIAVKSSIPKLAFSLKKEEQIFKSVWEGESGGCQEIIQCFGTETTVEHGLCFYNLFLEYAPHGSLADLIHKKPLPETEVSVYARMIVKGLSHIYRKGIVHCDLKPENILVFPSLDKEIANYQLKIADFGLSKTKEEEADVELWKSKPRGTPLYLSPEAFSGHIDAPMDIWALGCIVIEMLTGLPAWGESPLLIEELRYLVEHHELSPKKPQGIGFFCHDFLEKCFMKDPSKRWTADRLLDHPFLYITMFHSYYLATWL, via the coding sequence ATGAGTGATTTACAATGGAAGAAGCTGGAGGTCTTAGGAGCGGgttcttatggcactgtttatcTTGGCATTCTTGTTGATGAACAAATACGGTTTCATAGCTTCATTGCTGTGAAGAGCTCTATTCCCAAACTGGCATTCTCACTGAAGAAAGAGGAACAGATTTTTAAATCAGTTTGGGAAGGTGAAAGCGGTGGTTGCCAAGAAATCATTCAATGCTTTGGAACTGAGACTACGGTAGAGCATGGACTTTGCTTTTACAATCTTTTCTTGGAGTATGCTCCTCACGGTTCTTTAGCTGACTTGATCCACAAGAAACCTCTTCCCGAGACCGAGGTGAGTGTCTATGCACGCATGATTGTTAAAGGGCTTTCGCATATTTATCGCAAAGGAATCGTCCACTGTGACCTCAAGCCGGAGAACATTCTTGTGTTTCCTTCATTGGACAAAGAGATTGCAAACTATCAATTGAAGATTGCGGATTTTGGATTATCGAAGACCAAAGAGGAGGAAGCAGATGTTGAGTTGTGGAAGTCCAAGCCGAGAGGTACGCCGTTATACTTGTCACCGGAAGCGTTTTCTGGTCATATTGATGCTCCGATGGATATATGGGCACTTGGTTGCATAGTGATTGAAATGCTCACTGGATTGCCTGCCTGGGGTGAGAGCCCTTTGCTTATTGAGGAGTTGAGGTACTTGGTTGAACATCATGAACTATCACCCAAGAAGCCGCAGGGAATCGGTTTTTTCTGTCATGATTTTCTGGAAAAGTGCTTTATGAAGGATCCTAGCAAGAGATGGACTGCTGACAGGCTTCTTGATCATCCTTTCCTTTATATCACAATGTTTCATTCATATTATCTTGCAACTTGGCTATGA
- the LOC130936630 gene encoding uncharacterized protein LOC130936630, with amino-acid sequence MTSNFDRWEKDPFFEAAEEVQESADRLESAYRTWIRSTKDDSSVWNSDELRRDLNTALGTAKWQLDEFNRAVKSSYSRSSIEDTRNRHRDFVAAIDEKITKVEYSLYESDQSGGEAPRPWARLDEGEQDELALFLSGMPATGSPRIVDTDSVSNCSKNAHALSGLGEAKEDRLNAHRRAASASADIGSWKIAVSDDAQQWSSSSGSSGPMPKVASLSAFLSSMGSVPVLKWPRNGYRKLNHKEPDNALLPMTELKMGNKASFEKSKSCLESSDESYDKQLHGWYGAIQRQIRRSQYQMRYSQPVRITVSIVVLLCLIVLIAIHAM; translated from the exons ATGACGTCCAATTTTGACCGGTGGGAGAAAGATCCTTTCTTTGAAGCTGCCGAAGAAGTTCAGGAATCTGCAGACAG GTTGGAATCTGCATATAGGACATGGATTCGTTCCACAAAAGATGATTCCAGCGTGTGGAACTCTGATGAGCTTCGTAGAGATCTAAATACTGCTCTTGGCACTGCTAAATGGCAG TTAGATGAATTCAATCGGGCAGTTAAGTCGAGCTATAGCAGAAGCTCAATTGAGGATACGAGAAATAGGCACCGCGATTTTGTTGCTGCCATTGATGAGAAGATCACAAAAGTTGAGTATTCATTATATGAATCTGACCAATCGGGTGGTGAGGCACCTCGGCCTTGGGCGCGTTTGGATGAAGGAGAACAAGATGAACTTGCATTATTTCTTTCGGGAATGCCAGCGACCGGAAGTCCGCGAATAGTTGATACCGATTCAGTCAGTAATTGTTCAAAGAATGCACACGCTTTGTCTGGGTTGGGTGAAGCAAAGGAAGATAGATTAAATGCGCATCGTAGGGCAGCTAGTGCTAGTGCTGATATTGGTTCTTGGAAAATTGCAGTTTCTGATGATGCACAGCAATGGAGTTCGTCCAGTGGTTCCTCCGGTCCTATGCCTAAGGTAGCAAGTTTATCGGCATTTCTTAGTTCGATGGGATCTGTACCTGTGTTGAAGTGGCCTAGGAATGGTTATAGAAAGCTGAATCATAAAGAACCCGATAATGCGCTACTTCCAATGACCgaattgaaaatg GGCAACAAGGCATCCTTCGAAAAAAGTAAGAGTTGTCTTGAAAGTTCTGATGAATCTTATGACAAGCAACTTCATGGATGGTATGGTGCCATTCAGAGACAGATTCGAAGATCTCAATACCAAATGCGATACAGTCAACCAGTTCGAATAACAGTTTCCATTGTTGTTCTCCTTTGCTTGATTG TTTTAATTGCGATTCACGCAATGTAG